DNA from Misgurnus anguillicaudatus chromosome 13, ASM2758022v2, whole genome shotgun sequence:
atgtaatagACTTATATTCATATATGTAATTTTCATATATGAATATAACAATCAGTGTACTTGCgtttgttttttgttcatttttcaaATTGAGAAACGCTTGCTTTTggccaaacaatgtttaaatccatttaaaactttaatttttgtcCATATCTTCACAATAGAGGTGATACAGCCACTGTAATtcttgagcaagaacatgcagacattaaatcatgtaatcTCAGAGTAAGGGTTTAAACTGCTGAGACGCTTCACATGTTAATTATTAACTAACACAATGTGTCTCAGACTTCATATGAGTTCCCAAACTAACATTATTGTAAACCCAAACAAAATGCCACATGCAGTAAAAGgttttgcagtttttttttctgtaagaTCTTGTCGCACGAGATCTGTCACATAAACGATATATCCTGGACTAAGTTGAACAGAGCTGAAGTGCTCCCAAAATTGCACCCATCCTTACATTTAAGTAATCCAGGgcataaataaatgttgtgAAACGGTTCACTCATAAATGTAAGcgattaataatttaatttttattggcAATTGATCACGTTTTGATGTAAACATGTGGAAAATGCAAAAGGATAAATGCTGTTTTTAGTGTTTAGTCTTAATATACATGTACTGTCTTCTCACAGCAGGAGCCCAGTGGATCTCCAACACCAAAGAGACCTAGAGGAAGACCAAAGGGCAGCAAAAATAAGCCAAGCACCACAGCATCTAAGGGCAAAGTGAGTAGAGATGATTCTGAGCCGTTCTGCCTCCTAAGAAAGTGCATGGTTTGCAGGAAGTGAACAGGCATAAATCACAACAAACAAAATTACTTAATGTCTTCAGTTCAGCCACATTTCAAATGTTGTTTTTCTAGATTCTTCTAATCTAAAATGGATTTATATTTTACTTGTACTATTTGTTCAGTCCCAGAGTCCCTTAAAGAGTATGATGACAGTTTACATTAAAGCATCTAGCaggtgcttttatccaaagtgagaCAAAAGTGAGgagtgcaatgtaccatgagcaATCTTGTTTTCATAAGAGCACACAGATAAAATTGACTGCTCAGTTCCGGTTCATTCTCCAGACTTCCTGCTAGTTTCCTGTGGCGTACCAAACATTTTGCGTTGCAGGTGCACGGGCAGCTTAGGCAGTCTCTGTGATGATAACCCCTCCCCCTTCAACTCTTCTGTCTCTTCCATGATCTAttgttaaaacaacagctgACCCACCAACCCTTCCCCCCCATATGCACACAGCTTTTCTTTTGTGTGTACACGCAGCACGGAGGGGAAGTGTGTTGTGTGCATGTGTTGGTCTCTCTCTTGCCTGGCCGTACCAGCTGTCTCTCTGTTATGGACCAGGTGGCCAGCGAACTCGAGTGCACTGCATGCTGGTCGTGTCCGTTTCTAATACAATAACCAATGAACTTACTACCCTTGGGCTGCCGCTAGTATGAGCTTGACAGTGCCCTCTAGTGCTCAGCTGCATACTTATCATGAAGTTaactactctctctctctcattctgtCCTAGAAAGCAGCTGTAGCGTCGGCATCTGAAGGGGGAAAACGCCGTGGAAGACCCAAGAAAGCAGTGAGTATCTAGTTTGTGCTCTGTTTTGTGCAAAACAGATCTTAAAATCATGTCTTCAGTGTGGCTATGTAATGAAACCACACGGCTAAaccagttttgtgtgtgtggtaaTTTGCCATGTGCAACAGCAAAAAAATTTAGCTGTTTATCATGAGGgattacttaaaaaatgtactCGTAAAAAAACGTCACTACTGTCCATCTTTGTTTTTAAGTATCTATTCCGGGATCTATTCCTAGTCTCGGCAGTTCTTGCAACAACACGCAATCATTAACAGCGGCCGCGATGACGTCTTGACGTCACATCAGATATTGCGCCAGCCAGATGTGCTCGTGTTTGCTCCACCGGTACAACGGATGCTTTCGCTGAGAAATtagaaagaaacagaaactaaagAGTGAGTGAGCAGAGCAATGCGCAGGTAGTCTGACAAGATCCCAgacattgggtctcattcactaagcatgcgtgcTCACAAATTTGTTCATAAAATGTGTGTACAGACTTTTAACTTggaaatcatgattcaacaaaaactattatactaaaatttcttctaaatgtttgcaaaaacacaagaacaacttagaccacacGTACGCAATTATCAGGAACAAGGAAAAAGAACCCTATTATGTGTgttatatatttgatatatttttccCTTGTTTATGATTATTGCGTACgtgtggtctaagttgttcttatgtttttgcgtacatttaaaataaattttagtatgaaagtttttgttgaatcatgatttctAAGTTAAATAGTCCGTAATTTTATGAACATTTGTGCGTACACATGCTTTGTTAATGAGACCCATTGTTTTAGTACCAAAAAAGGATGTTATTCCGGATCTTATCACTTCCGAAAGGTTTTTTAGCACATTTGGCTGCATCCAAAtaacgacacttgaccatttgACAACTTGCATGACGTTTTCCTGTATTTGGCCCAAGTGTTCTAGTGGGCGTAACGCCCCCACACGTGCATGCAGAATAATTCACCCGATGGGACACACTCAGCAAGTGTTAAAATCAATGTAGTGgcagcaatttgcaccaaaacattcatgttttttatttaggctacttaaaatatatatttttacatttttctttaaataaaatgaacatacAATCACTCTGAAATTAACATTTGCTGAACTTAAAAATGATCTACACGTATATGATGCTTTCAGAAGCAGAATTCTTTGCGCCTGCAAAAACTTCTGTTCAGGGGttgtaaatctttaaaaaaaagttattttagaatcgtgatttttattttaagcaattcCACTGGGTATTAAATGAAATTTAATGAAACATAATTACATTCTAGTGTGTGTTTTACTCGAGTAAAAGTATGTAGAAGTTAAGATTATGCTTTGGAGTGTAGTGAATTATGTTTTCCAAATGGAAGACCGCTGATAAATTACTGATACTTGAAAAATGCCCACCTCTGCTTACAAATCCTTTCCCCTGTAGGTTGTTTATGATGACCCAATTAATTATCTTCAATCTGATAAGTCAGTATGGCATGTAAATAAACTGAGTTTCCGCTGTTTCCTAGACAGCTCACATTGTAGTCATAGGTTTTTATGCTGCATTCTTTTCACATGAATCACAGCTCTGGCACCactgtttgatttttttcacaattAAACGTGTCCACAGGAATTCACTGCGTTGAGTCATAGAAACCCCTTACTTTAAGTTGCACTACTTTTACTTCACAATTCCACATGCGTTTTGTTTAattctaaatgtttattttaaacaaaaaaaatatgatgtcTTCAAGTAATTGTGGTTACACAAATGTCAGtgactaattttaacaaatattttacaCAATCTGTCAGAGTTTGTTTTCATAGAGAAAGAAGTATgtttcgtgtgtgtgtgttcataatGTGCATTTGCAGCACTTGCAGGAATGACTGATAGTAACTTGGTTAATAACAAAAACACCTCTATCATTCAAGTCGTGATTTCTGCCGTTATTAATAAGTTAAAAGTTTAAAGGGTGTTATTCatatgttgttttaatcatGATACTTCTGCAGCACTATCTAAAAAATTTATGTAATCTAAACTGTAACTGGGCATACCACAACAAATTGCTTAAAAACCTAAAATAAGAAAAGATCACTgatttagttttaaataattgCTAATAAGTGTCATTTTACATGGATTTTGTAATGTAAGATGGCTTGACTGATTGGCTCACTGTGTTGTTCCAGGAGAAGGAGGAGCAGCCATCAAAGTCCTCtgaggaggaagaagaagaggaggaagaggaagaggaggaacAGTAACTAGCAACTCATGCTACCTCACAATCCAACATTTCTTCCTGTTGACCAGAGCTGGACTGACACCCCATCCCCTTACACTGTTGCAACCCTTCCTTTCTTGTTCACCATTATGTTCTAGTACCCCCCTAGAGTCAGGGAGGCCTGTACACGTCATGCGCCTTCTCTGTGTAACGTCACTGGAAAGACTCAAATACTGTATGTCTATTCATGAATGCATTCACGTCTATGCGTGTATCGCACTCAATGAGTAATTGGTTGAGAGTGTCTGTCATTATACTGGACAAAGATATGCTCTGATGCGACTGACACAAAGCAATCGCTAAATACTGTTTCTTTTTCTCCATAAACTACAGTTTCAGGCCATGATTTTCGCTTTTTTTACCAGTCTAAGATGTGGTAGGTTGTGTAAAATTCATACAATTGTGTACTGGACAAAGGTGAATTGACCtacttatttgtttttaatttggcttgtgtgtgcgtgtgtggtaACTCAGTGTCTACAGTTTTCCTATTAGCTTTTCTGTCACTCGAGTTAGAAATAAAATTAAGCATGTTTGTGAGTGATAAATCTTAGCACATCGTAATCAACGTAtcattgaatgtttttttttttattagatgAAAAATACTTCTTAATCTTTCACTGATTTTGTAATTCTTGATTTGATAACTGAAGTTATGTAGTCCGTATTCCCCGTACTTGATGTGGTGTATTTCAGCTTATTGGAGCTTGTGGTTGTCTGGCCATGACTTTATTGCAGTTTTTTATGATTGCTATTGAATTTTAATTTCGGAAAGGACTGAAGTCTTTCTGATCAACAGCAACGACGCAAACTACTATTCGTTTTAAACCCAGATAGATGCGACCGTTAACCAACAAATATGCTTTACTAGACTGTGCTAGGTCATTCCATTTGCTCTGTTTCCCAGCCATACTACTTGTGTCTTCTTATGGTCTGCTGAGATCGTTCAGTTCAGATTTAGCATGACCTTATCTTTACTGTGTGTTGATGTTTTTGACGTGTTAAATTCCATGTCAGGGAACGCTGATCTGTCTAGTGACTGGGTCTGAGAATTTAATGCTGCTACAAAAGTTGTTAGTTAAACCCCGAATACTGCAACCGGGTCAGTTCTACTCTGGACTTGACTGTCACATTCATACCTCACTTTTCAACAGCCTATGATGGATTAACTTTTCTCTTAAATGAAGTCTCATTGCATCCTTTGCCAGGTGTGTTTCTTTTCTCAAGTGCAGTATCTGATCCATTCATAACAGTTTCTTTACCATAGTTTTCagtttcttttttaaaactGAATTTGCTTACAGCTGTGTGCACATTAATGAACAGAAACTTTTTCGTACATAATCATCTGAGCATGCAACAGGAAATACTGCATTGATTCAGAAAGATGCTTAACATGTTCACAGAGAGATATaggttgttttaatttttttgtatacaTATGTTTGGTGCACTGAATTGGTTTCTTGAGTTGCAATATCATGGAAATGAAATGTTGCACCTAAAGGTTAGGGCTGTTTTTTTGTAACATCCTACAAGTTTCTTAGGTCTGAGCCCCCACTGAGAAAACTATGATGGTACTATGGCTGTTTGATGCAGTGATTTTTAACATGCACCCTTAATACTGATgtcttgtttttaatgtgcccgTGCACAGAACTGGTTTGGGAGCAAATTGGATCTTTTCAATGTATACACTCTGCATTTTCTATTGTGGACTGCAGGAATTTATATTCAAAATGGTAATAAAGTTAAGgatttgtacatattttgggtgtttttttttacaaacttgCTTACAATTCTTAAATCACAATCATttcaaaagatttaaaaaacTCATAATGTTCTCACCCTCAATCTGAATGAGtaatgatgacaacatttttacatttgtgtgggggaactattcctttaagacaagTTCCCGAATGAATGTCATGTTTGCgctgtcttaactgaaaactgcttttatatcttaaaatatatccgTATCAGGCCATCAGTAATGTTATAGGTATAGACAGGTCCTTAAATATTTGgacaaggttttttttttattttagttgttGACCAAAACCTGTTtaagttatatttatataataattatgaCTCTTAGCTTTAATTTGAGGTTTTATTCACATCCAAACTCATAAAACTTTGCACTGAAAAtgtacatgtggtataggcttTGGAATTAGGTGTtggaaaatggctctatagcacCACCTAAAAAATTCAACAAAGCAACTGTGTTTGACTGAATTTGGTTCCTCTCTGTAACATGGCAAGACCTACAAAAGTCTCTTGGATAGAATTGGAGACTTCCTTTTTGGTTTACACCTTTTGAGTTACTTCTgtgatatttttgtttttgtcatttccaggtgTTATACTTTAACAAACTTCCTACAGTTTTTGTCAGATTATCATTATATTTGGTGAGAGTCATCTTAAGAGTCAAATCCTTCACAATTTAGCCTAAAGTAAAAATTTGTGTCAGTTCTGGCCCAACAAATTTGATGTTTTGTCacgaaacaggaagttgttggAACTTAGGCATAcagtgtctgatctgtcccaaattttCATGATCAAAAATTCGTCCTGACctaaacacatctacataataactttattttatagtcatagcaccaccagctggcaacttgaagggacatgttttacactgattatgcaatgtccaaTCTGTCCCAAACTTATAAGAGTCTCAACCTGAACACACCTACATGCCAATAGTCACTTGTGTTCacagcgccaccagctggcaacaggaagtgacatgtttcaCACTAATTATGCAATGTCCAATCTGTCCCAAACTTATCATGACTGATAAGAGTctcgacctgaacacatctatgCTAATAGTCACTTACTGtatggtcatagcgccaccagctggcaaacAGGAAGccataagccattcttgctcaattcaattttatttatatagcgcttttcacaatacttaattgtttcaaagcagctttacattaatagaagcaataaaagcacagaaaaatgacagatagcacaacataatacacgatagcataagccgTCAAATTTGCTGGGGCTATAACTCGACATTATAAGTGAGCGTATTACTAattaacgtctagaagaggaagctaaattaagcccaagaaggcttccttcccggggtaaaaaaccccctaggagaaaaaaaaccccgggctgtttagccgaggaaataaaaaaagtcctaggagggaacattttttttcaattaaattcaattttatttatatagcacttttcacaagtgttaattgttgcaaagcagctttacatgagaagatgtagaggagaacacagaaaatcaataggtaatataagaagtagataTAGTGGCTAAGGTTaaacaagcgagcatattaataatataacgtatacagtaaagtgctatgttaagccaaagttggctgacttcctgggacgaaaaaaaacccctaggaaaaaacccaatgagtaaaactcctagaaggacaaaaacccttgggaggaattaatatatatttatatatatatagatacgatagggataggaggcgggtaagcggattaaa
Protein-coding regions in this window:
- the hmga1a gene encoding high mobility group AT-hook 1a isoform X2 — translated: MSDTGKDTVASKEKDGAEKRGRGRPRKHPQEPSGSPTPKRPRGRPKGSKNKPSTTASKGKKAAVASASEGGKRRGRPKKAEKEEQPSKSSEEEEEEEEEEEEEQ
- the hmga1a gene encoding high mobility group AT-hook 1a isoform X1, whose product is MSDTGKDTVASKEKDGAEKRGRGRPRKHPQQEPSGSPTPKRPRGRPKGSKNKPSTTASKGKKAAVASASEGGKRRGRPKKAEKEEQPSKSSEEEEEEEEEEEEEQ